ACTAAAACGAGCTACTAAATTTGCCTGTGATTTGATCAAGCCTTCTTTTTCTAGCAGTTCGGTTAGGTAGGCTTGCTTTTTAGGAAAATGGACCTGCTGGGCCCGACTCTTGATGGTCGGTAAGATCAAGTTTTCATCGGATGTCAACAAGAAGAGATAGATCTCACTCTGGGGCTCCTCCATGACTTTTAAGAGAGAATTGGCCGCATTGGTATGCATCTTATCCGCATCTTGGACGATAAAGACCTGCCGACTGCCTTCAAATCCTGATTGAGAAAAGTCTTGAACGAGCGAACGAATGCGGTCGGTCTTAATGATCTGGTTGACTGGACGCACGATCTTTACGTCTGAGAATTCTTCTTTTTCAATCAAGCGGCAGGAACGGCATTTGCCACAAGGCCAGACTCCCTGCAAATCTTGGCAAAATTGACTTTGAGCTAGCAAGAGGGCCATCTCAAAACTGGCAAAAGAGCCTGTAAAGAGATAAGCATGACTGAGCTGTTTGTGTTCTAAGATCTGGGTGAAGCGCTCCACCAATTCTGGCTGGAGCTGTTGGATCTCTTCTAGCTTCATTTCAATATCCCCAAGCGATTTTCTAAAACAGCCAAGACATCCGCAAAGACTGCTTCAAAGGATTGACTAGCATCGATTTTCACAATGCGC
Above is a window of Streptococcus sp. LPB0220 DNA encoding:
- a CDS encoding DNA polymerase III subunit delta'; the protein is MKLEEIQQLQPELVERFTQILEHKQLSHAYLFTGSFASFEMALLLAQSQFCQDLQGVWPCGKCRSCRLIEKEEFSDVKIVRPVNQIIKTDRIRSLVQDFSQSGFEGSRQVFIVQDADKMHTNAANSLLKVMEEPQSEIYLFLLTSDENLILPTIKSRAQQVHFPKKQAYLTELLEKEGLIKSQANLVARFSFSLEEAEQQKRNATFFELAKICDQFIERCQSNLNRAYLEVTRLVSLADDKEKQSQAFRLMELALEEQLCLSRSQQLLEKLSLARRMWKANVSFQNALEYMVLSLES